One part of the Prochlorococcus marinus str. MIT 9313 genome encodes these proteins:
- a CDS encoding dihydroneopterin aldolase translates to MHVHSPGPTAVINRLPLGAIHVNDVRLWAHVGVLDHERREGQWFSLDFSLWLDLDKAALDDELNATADYSLAIGAMQRLSFELKCFTIEHFSERLLVLLEDLYGPVPMQVLVRKCAAPVPGFSGSVAVERCRNWPTP, encoded by the coding sequence ATGCATGTTCACTCACCGGGACCTACCGCTGTGATCAATCGTCTCCCTTTAGGAGCCATTCATGTTAACGATGTGCGCTTGTGGGCCCACGTGGGTGTGCTTGACCATGAAAGACGTGAAGGCCAGTGGTTCAGCTTGGATTTCAGCCTTTGGTTAGACCTTGACAAGGCTGCCCTGGATGATGAGCTCAATGCCACTGCGGACTACAGCTTGGCTATTGGTGCAATGCAACGACTCTCCTTTGAACTGAAGTGTTTTACCATCGAACACTTCAGCGAGCGATTGCTAGTGCTCTTGGAAGATCTCTACGGTCCTGTGCCAATGCAAGTGCTTGTGCGTAAATGTGCTGCGCCGGTGCCTGGGTTTAGTGGCAGTGTGGCTGT
- a CDS encoding glutamate-5-semialdehyde dehydrogenase, translating to MTTSPGVPEPSAQLLRLAAEVRQAAMALGQSDDNQRRKALMAMANALLSSSEQIVRANQLDLEKARTEGLASALMARLRLDESKLNSAIEGLRQLAQLTDPLGLRQLHRELDQDLVLERITVPLGVLGVIFEARPDAVIQITSLAIRSGNGALLKGGSEASHTNQAIIEALKNGLAETEIDPEAIALLKTRQESLALLRLDGLVDLIIPRGSNELVRFIQDNTRIPVLGHADGICHLYLDAAADLKQALQIAIDSKTQYPAACNSIETLLIHQSIAPSFLELAIPAFLQAGVRLLGDSASRALGVEESASEEDWATEYLDLILSVKVVPDLEGALDHIRRYSSRHTEAIVSNDQETAERFLQAVDSAGVFHNCSTRFADGFRYGFGAEVGISTQTLPPRGPVGLEGLVTYRYRLRGQGHIVADYANGECMFTHRDLPL from the coding sequence ATGACAACTTCCCCTGGAGTTCCTGAGCCTTCCGCCCAGTTGCTGCGACTTGCAGCAGAGGTGCGGCAAGCAGCCATGGCTCTTGGGCAAAGTGATGACAACCAGCGGCGTAAGGCCCTGATGGCAATGGCCAATGCTTTGCTGTCAAGCTCTGAGCAGATCGTGAGGGCTAATCAACTCGATTTAGAGAAGGCTCGAACTGAGGGACTTGCTTCTGCCCTGATGGCGCGGCTCAGGCTTGATGAAAGCAAACTCAACTCGGCTATCGAGGGGCTCAGGCAGTTGGCTCAATTAACTGATCCCCTTGGTTTGCGTCAGTTGCATCGTGAACTGGATCAAGACCTTGTGCTGGAGCGCATCACCGTTCCTCTTGGAGTCCTGGGGGTAATCTTTGAGGCGCGCCCAGATGCCGTAATTCAGATCACTTCACTGGCAATTCGCTCTGGCAATGGCGCACTTCTCAAGGGCGGCAGCGAAGCAAGCCACACCAATCAGGCCATCATTGAGGCGTTGAAGAATGGTCTGGCTGAAACAGAGATCGATCCCGAGGCAATTGCCTTACTCAAGACCCGTCAGGAAAGCCTTGCCCTACTTCGCCTTGATGGCCTAGTGGATTTGATCATCCCTCGCGGCAGCAACGAACTGGTGCGTTTCATTCAAGACAACACACGAATTCCGGTTCTTGGTCATGCGGACGGAATCTGTCATCTCTATCTCGATGCCGCGGCGGATCTGAAGCAGGCCCTACAGATTGCAATCGATAGCAAGACCCAGTACCCCGCAGCATGCAACTCTATTGAAACTCTGCTTATTCATCAGTCCATTGCACCGTCGTTTTTAGAGCTTGCAATTCCTGCATTTCTTCAGGCCGGGGTTCGTCTGCTTGGGGATTCAGCTAGCCGGGCTTTAGGAGTAGAAGAGTCAGCAAGTGAAGAGGATTGGGCTACGGAATATCTCGATCTGATTCTGTCAGTGAAAGTGGTGCCTGATCTAGAGGGAGCCCTGGATCACATCCGTCGCTATAGCTCCCGTCACACGGAGGCGATTGTCAGCAATGATCAGGAGACGGCTGAGCGTTTTCTCCAAGCTGTCGATAGTGCCGGTGTTTTTCACAATTGCTCCACGCGTTTTGCCGATGGATTCCGTTATGGCTTTGGAGCCGAGGTTGGAATCAGTACTCAAACACTGCCTCCAAGGGGGCCGGTTGGCTTGGAAGGGCTGGTGACCTATCGCTATCGGTTACGTGGACAAGGCCACATTGTGGCGGACTATGCCAATGGTGAATGCATGTTCACTCACCGGGACCTACCGCTGTGA
- a CDS encoding ROK family protein has translation MATDLAQFIGVDLGGTAIKLGRFDQQGHLLAETELPTPQPSVPGAVTVALCEAIETVDPNHHAAFVGVGLPGPMDAEGRVARVCINLPGWLEVPLADWLEPRLNRHVTLANDGNCALVGEAWQGAAQDFENVVLLTLGTGVGGGVMLGGQLFVGHNGAAAEPGLIGVDSEGPSCNSGNQGSLEQYASIDALQRLWAGDPEELSDRAASGDREALEIWETYGRKLGVGISSLVYVFTPQLVLVGGGLAGGAVHFLPTVRQEVEKRVQAVSREGLQIRSCALGNGAGRLGAARLALQRLLSVGNAP, from the coding sequence GTGGCAACCGACTTAGCTCAGTTCATCGGTGTCGATTTGGGAGGTACCGCGATCAAGTTAGGTCGATTTGATCAGCAGGGCCATCTGTTGGCAGAAACCGAGTTGCCAACCCCTCAACCCTCGGTGCCAGGTGCTGTCACAGTTGCTCTTTGCGAAGCTATCGAGACCGTTGATCCAAACCATCATGCTGCATTCGTGGGAGTGGGCTTACCAGGACCAATGGATGCTGAAGGCCGGGTCGCCAGGGTCTGTATCAACCTGCCTGGATGGCTGGAGGTTCCTTTAGCCGACTGGTTGGAACCACGACTGAATCGGCACGTTACCCTGGCGAATGATGGCAACTGTGCTCTCGTTGGTGAAGCATGGCAGGGCGCGGCCCAAGATTTTGAAAACGTCGTTCTGCTCACTCTTGGCACCGGAGTAGGTGGGGGCGTCATGCTTGGTGGTCAATTGTTTGTTGGTCATAACGGAGCTGCAGCCGAGCCTGGTCTGATTGGGGTGGATTCTGAAGGTCCCAGCTGCAACAGTGGCAACCAAGGCTCCCTAGAGCAGTACGCCAGCATTGACGCCCTTCAACGTCTATGGGCTGGGGACCCAGAAGAATTAAGCGACCGAGCTGCTTCTGGCGATCGCGAGGCTCTCGAGATCTGGGAAACCTATGGCCGCAAACTTGGGGTGGGAATCAGTTCTCTCGTCTATGTTTTCACCCCTCAGCTGGTGCTGGTCGGAGGAGGTCTTGCAGGTGGAGCAGTTCATTTCCTACCAACGGTCCGTCAGGAAGTAGAGAAGCGGGTGCAAGCTGTGAGCAGAGAGGGTTTGCAGATTCGCTCCTGTGCCCTTGGGAATGGAGCTGGTCGCCTGGGGGCAGCTCGACTTGCCCTTCAACGTCTCTTAAGTGTCGGCAATGCCCCTTGA
- a CDS encoding translocation/assembly module TamB, with the protein MGEKSQSLAKGRWKRPAVLLLTSSLVVWVGADRVVAALLERLRPQLEQQLSKPLGHPVKIGVYQGLRPWGMAIGPTEVLPGSHDDSTASLSGLTISLAPMASLFRLRPVAVLTLEGSRLTLRRNHKGFYWVPGPSKGEPPPKVDLQLRLTQPARVRIEPANLEFTATTRADLQLAEGWANGSVQFVLPDRGRFFLKGRGRWDRLELQAHARLDQISLEPLQGLLPGTLPMQMQGQIGGDLQVSLNQGRMGCKGALSLVRFQLAGGPLKKSLSSREAKINCRQDRLQLPLSQWRYGPWTASLKGGARLNHSYNLDLKVNQRQQGHAFQARINGPWHEPNLHASGRWTLAPKIPVDGPLQLNLQMRTNWRNPKAFRAVIDTFDVRGPGLQVRARGPLYPELGLNTQRLEFAGPAWQRIPVLADLLGSQALIKGKLQIEGPSSSPQLQLSLAQQRNPLLETWSLRAGWSADSGLLRLRQFNSPLLKVVADLPLSVDQGRLRSGELQANLNLSPFPLARVGPLLGTSLAGTLAASGQVRGPLSALRPNLSIRVMNPEAGGLRLLEDWQGNLAGLPAGGSTLLMESVGAVIPGQLSSRLGRDWLPQELAINRGDGRLSLNGIPAHYRWELNNFKVDGIEATMSSKQQFEGVYGQLSGSGSLGLQPLAMEGQVTISNPGLMGLQFQQALLQGRVANQRYKLTGELLPADTGQINLAAGGRLGGELSAKAKARGLSARWLISSAEQLSNFNYVLPASIGRAQDLGTQLMQTLGRSLDDQLKVLAAAQASVNRFDQQNRRSRIIHPEDLRGQIDAVIDLKGPDLSKLNLGLKASGHLWTEGEDQDHALQVKPIFASIQGPLHGGEGSFSLLHVPFSLLSLVAPLPQALRGALGLSGRYNLRRGTPEITADLVMESARLAESSLSLDKGQVLLNDALLNLDLALRSSSSKEAVTITGQVPLDPSLPIDVRVESHGDGLHFLADFAEGAVTWKGGNSDLKLLFSGSLSAPQANGFLVVQNGEFVVMEQVVKGLEAAMIFDFNRLEVQRLKAKIGSKGILQGAGSIALLRPAPEEQPLTIEISKSRFKLPKADVGVAAKLKFTGALQKPLIGGELTIKEGRISPAGSGLLRPINSAIQSTKRPGAAEAIATSSSPKVVNANTLLEEQWDFKKPLVLLGPDVEVSRRKMLSSVFPNIPSISFDNLRLKLGPNLRITANALANFSTEGLLSLNGPLGPKLQARGVIRLLNGRLNLFTTFFSLDQRAANVAVFTPSMGLIPYVDVAMNSQVSDSISIGTDSNAASANVFDTNGTGALGAGGQFRLIKVMVKAEGPANRLFQNIDLRSSPSLPRTQLLGLIGGNSLAGLSGEGGGAALATVIGQSLLTPVLGTISDAFSQRMQIALYPSYVSPVVTSQKERVSGQVPPTLELVTDIGIDITKRLNVSILATPDRNDIPPQGTLTYQISPSMNLSGSVDSQGIWQSQLQLFFRF; encoded by the coding sequence ATGGGAGAGAAGAGTCAATCCTTGGCTAAAGGGCGATGGAAACGCCCTGCTGTTCTACTGCTAACGAGCAGCTTGGTTGTTTGGGTTGGCGCCGATCGAGTTGTTGCGGCCCTTCTTGAACGTCTGCGTCCGCAACTGGAGCAACAGCTTTCAAAACCACTAGGCCATCCTGTAAAAATTGGTGTTTATCAGGGCCTGCGGCCCTGGGGTATGGCCATTGGTCCCACTGAAGTGCTGCCGGGAAGTCATGACGATTCCACAGCATCGCTCTCTGGTCTAACCATCAGCCTTGCCCCAATGGCCAGCCTGTTCCGTTTGCGACCCGTTGCCGTACTCACCCTTGAAGGATCACGGTTAACGCTACGTCGTAATCACAAGGGTTTCTACTGGGTCCCTGGTCCATCCAAAGGCGAGCCTCCCCCAAAGGTTGATCTTCAGCTGCGGTTAACTCAGCCCGCCAGGGTCCGCATCGAACCCGCAAACTTGGAGTTCACCGCCACCACACGGGCAGACCTTCAGCTGGCGGAGGGATGGGCCAATGGATCTGTCCAATTTGTATTGCCAGATCGTGGAAGATTCTTCCTAAAGGGCCGTGGACGCTGGGATCGTTTAGAGCTTCAGGCCCATGCTCGTTTGGACCAAATCAGCCTTGAACCATTGCAGGGGCTTTTGCCGGGAACGCTGCCGATGCAAATGCAGGGTCAGATTGGCGGTGACCTCCAAGTGAGTCTTAATCAGGGACGCATGGGCTGCAAGGGAGCCCTTTCATTGGTTCGATTCCAATTAGCGGGTGGTCCCCTCAAAAAGTCACTCTCATCTCGTGAAGCCAAGATCAACTGTCGTCAAGATCGTCTTCAGTTACCTCTCAGCCAGTGGCGTTACGGCCCTTGGACCGCTTCTCTCAAGGGAGGTGCTCGTCTCAATCACTCCTACAACCTCGACCTCAAGGTCAACCAGCGGCAACAAGGGCATGCCTTCCAAGCCCGGATCAATGGACCTTGGCATGAGCCCAATCTGCACGCCAGTGGCCGCTGGACTCTTGCCCCAAAGATCCCAGTTGATGGTCCGCTGCAACTGAACTTGCAGATGCGCACCAACTGGCGCAATCCCAAGGCATTCAGGGCCGTTATTGACACTTTTGATGTTCGTGGTCCAGGTCTTCAGGTCCGTGCAAGGGGTCCCCTCTATCCCGAGTTAGGGCTGAACACCCAGCGCCTGGAGTTTGCAGGACCTGCATGGCAGCGCATCCCTGTGCTTGCTGATCTTCTCGGCAGCCAAGCCTTGATCAAAGGCAAGCTTCAAATTGAGGGCCCTTCATCGAGCCCCCAACTTCAGCTAAGCCTTGCTCAGCAACGTAATCCTTTGCTGGAAACCTGGTCTCTGCGAGCGGGGTGGTCAGCAGATTCCGGTTTGCTCCGCTTAAGGCAGTTCAACAGTCCCCTGCTCAAAGTTGTGGCGGACTTGCCTCTCTCAGTTGATCAAGGACGCCTACGCAGTGGAGAACTGCAGGCCAATCTGAATTTGAGTCCTTTCCCTTTAGCTCGTGTTGGTCCGCTTCTCGGCACCTCTTTGGCTGGAACCCTTGCTGCTTCGGGGCAGGTGAGAGGGCCATTGTCGGCCCTTCGTCCAAATCTTTCCATCCGGGTGATGAATCCAGAGGCGGGAGGGTTGCGGTTGTTGGAAGATTGGCAAGGGAACTTAGCCGGACTCCCTGCTGGGGGTAGCACTCTGCTGATGGAATCAGTGGGGGCGGTGATCCCTGGGCAGCTCTCATCTCGATTGGGACGCGACTGGTTGCCACAGGAGTTGGCGATTAACCGTGGCGATGGCCGTCTCTCGCTAAACGGCATCCCAGCTCACTATCGCTGGGAGTTGAACAACTTCAAAGTGGATGGGATTGAGGCGACCATGTCTTCAAAGCAGCAATTTGAAGGCGTTTATGGACAACTCAGCGGATCAGGCAGCCTGGGTCTTCAGCCCCTGGCCATGGAAGGCCAAGTCACCATCAGCAATCCAGGGTTGATGGGTCTGCAATTTCAACAGGCTTTGCTTCAGGGGAGGGTTGCCAACCAGCGCTACAAGCTGACTGGTGAGCTGCTACCAGCGGATACAGGCCAGATCAATCTTGCAGCGGGAGGTCGCCTTGGTGGCGAACTCTCTGCTAAGGCAAAGGCACGCGGTCTAAGCGCGCGTTGGCTGATCTCTAGTGCAGAGCAACTTTCTAATTTTAATTATGTTCTTCCAGCTTCGATTGGGCGAGCCCAAGATCTGGGCACTCAGTTGATGCAAACCTTGGGAAGGTCTCTAGATGATCAGCTCAAAGTCTTGGCAGCGGCGCAGGCTTCCGTCAATCGTTTCGACCAGCAAAATCGTCGTAGCAGGATCATCCATCCAGAAGATCTACGTGGGCAGATTGATGCGGTGATCGATCTGAAGGGTCCCGATCTGTCCAAGCTCAATCTGGGGCTAAAGGCCAGCGGTCATCTCTGGACAGAAGGTGAGGATCAGGATCACGCCCTACAAGTCAAACCCATTTTCGCCTCGATTCAAGGACCTCTGCATGGTGGGGAAGGGTCGTTTTCACTGCTTCACGTTCCCTTTTCTCTGCTTTCGTTGGTTGCACCTCTACCTCAAGCACTGCGGGGCGCTCTGGGACTTTCGGGTCGATACAACCTCAGACGGGGAACCCCTGAGATCACAGCTGATCTAGTGATGGAAAGCGCCAGGTTGGCTGAAAGCTCATTGAGCTTGGACAAAGGGCAGGTTCTCTTGAATGATGCCCTCCTGAACCTCGACTTGGCGCTGCGAAGCTCTTCTTCCAAAGAGGCGGTAACCATTACCGGTCAAGTGCCTCTTGATCCCTCCTTGCCGATAGACGTCAGGGTTGAGAGCCACGGCGACGGCCTACATTTTCTGGCTGATTTTGCTGAAGGTGCGGTCACCTGGAAGGGCGGTAACTCCGACCTCAAGTTGTTGTTTAGCGGCAGCCTTAGCGCTCCTCAGGCGAATGGATTTTTGGTGGTGCAAAACGGCGAATTCGTCGTCATGGAACAAGTTGTCAAGGGGTTGGAGGCTGCCATGATTTTTGACTTCAATCGCCTTGAGGTGCAGCGTCTCAAAGCAAAGATTGGTTCGAAGGGCATCTTGCAAGGTGCGGGATCCATTGCCTTGCTTCGCCCTGCACCTGAAGAGCAGCCCCTGACTATCGAGATCAGTAAGTCCCGTTTTAAGTTGCCAAAGGCTGATGTAGGGGTGGCCGCCAAGCTCAAGTTCACGGGTGCCTTGCAGAAACCCTTAATTGGCGGTGAGCTCACGATCAAAGAAGGAAGGATCTCACCCGCCGGCTCAGGGCTTCTGCGACCGATCAACTCTGCCATTCAATCCACCAAAAGGCCTGGAGCCGCAGAGGCGATAGCGACGTCCAGCAGCCCCAAAGTTGTTAATGCCAACACCCTGCTTGAAGAGCAGTGGGATTTCAAGAAACCCTTGGTCTTGCTTGGACCAGATGTAGAGGTCAGTCGGAGGAAGATGTTGAGCTCAGTGTTTCCCAACATCCCCTCTATCAGCTTCGACAACCTGCGTTTAAAGCTTGGTCCAAATTTGCGCATCACTGCTAATGCGCTGGCCAATTTCAGTACAGAAGGGTTGCTCAGCTTGAATGGCCCCCTAGGTCCAAAGCTTCAGGCTCGTGGTGTGATTCGGCTACTGAATGGGCGGCTGAATCTGTTTACGACGTTCTTCAGTCTTGATCAGCGAGCTGCGAATGTCGCTGTCTTTACTCCTTCTATGGGCCTAATCCCTTACGTTGATGTCGCCATGAACAGCCAGGTCTCCGACAGCATCAGCATCGGCACCGACAGTAATGCCGCATCAGCGAATGTATTTGATACCAATGGAACAGGTGCTCTTGGAGCCGGAGGACAGTTCCGCTTGATCAAAGTGATGGTGAAGGCCGAGGGACCTGCAAATCGTCTTTTCCAAAACATTGACTTACGCAGCTCGCCGTCACTGCCTCGTACTCAATTACTGGGGTTAATTGGAGGAAATTCACTGGCAGGGTTGTCGGGAGAAGGTGGTGGGGCGGCACTAGCGACTGTGATCGGTCAATCTCTTCTCACGCCTGTTCTTGGAACAATCTCTGATGCTTTCAGTCAACGAATGCAAATTGCCCTTTATCCTTCATACGTCTCGCCGGTTGTGACGAGTCAAAAAGAGCGCGTTTCTGGGCAAGTCCCACCCACGCTCGAGCTAGTCACAGACATTGGTATTGATATCACTAAGCGACTTAACGTTTCTATTTTGGCCACACCAGACCGCAACGATATTCCTCCGCAAGGCACCCTTACTTATCAAATCAGTCCCAGCATGAATCTCTCAGGCTCTGTAGACAGCCAGGGAATTTGGCAGAGCCAATTGCAATTATTTTTCCGCTTTTGA
- a CDS encoding Ycf51 family protein produces the protein MSIPELIETATGWLAWSGLALSLMTLIAFLVRWGQRFRLVGVTSFNLLLLASCWAFGVSYTPPLKVEGALVVPVVFDNSTDLVVAQVPDDFPDEAVEATLQQLAGNIHRGGYNGSEVHVRLRRLESVGEGVSQPVILGEVIRDLRQNITLPLAEKSDAG, from the coding sequence ATGTCCATTCCAGAGCTGATTGAAACCGCAACCGGATGGCTTGCCTGGTCAGGCCTAGCCCTAAGCCTAATGACCCTGATTGCTTTCTTGGTTCGTTGGGGACAACGCTTCCGGCTGGTGGGAGTGACCAGCTTCAACCTTCTTCTTTTGGCAAGCTGTTGGGCTTTTGGCGTGAGCTATACCCCCCCCCTCAAGGTGGAAGGAGCTCTGGTGGTACCCGTGGTGTTTGACAACAGCACGGACCTTGTTGTCGCCCAGGTCCCTGATGACTTTCCGGATGAAGCGGTTGAAGCCACATTGCAGCAACTAGCAGGCAACATCCATCGCGGTGGATATAACGGCAGTGAGGTGCATGTGCGGCTACGCAGGCTGGAATCGGTTGGAGAGGGTGTCAGTCAACCCGTCATCCTCGGCGAAGTCATACGCGACTTGCGTCAGAACATCACGCTGCCATTAGCCGAAAAAAGTGATGCAGGTTGA
- a CDS encoding DUF4332 domain-containing protein, with amino-acid sequence MQVDQPLGDLPQSFRDEQALLVAAGITTWSALKRLEDQELNRLAKGALATTRNLKRLRGMAALVCDLDLELADAALLIHSGLATAAALAAATPQDVVHQTGRLQRQLNNHRQSSVDLAMANRWIQLARTRQLQN; translated from the coding sequence ATGCAGGTTGATCAACCTCTGGGAGATTTACCTCAAAGCTTTCGTGACGAACAAGCCCTGCTCGTGGCGGCAGGGATCACAACATGGAGCGCATTGAAACGCCTTGAGGACCAGGAACTCAACCGACTTGCTAAGGGAGCGCTTGCGACGACCCGAAACCTGAAACGATTGCGAGGCATGGCGGCACTTGTTTGTGATCTAGATCTAGAACTGGCGGATGCTGCCTTGCTGATCCACTCCGGGCTAGCCACTGCAGCCGCTTTAGCAGCTGCGACTCCACAGGATGTCGTGCATCAGACGGGACGGTTACAACGCCAACTCAATAACCATCGACAATCGAGCGTGGACCTTGCTATGGCCAATCGCTGGATCCAGCTTGCTCGCACGAGGCAACTGCAGAACTGA